The proteins below are encoded in one region of Rhodopirellula halodulae:
- a CDS encoding D-2-hydroxyacid dehydrogenase yields the protein MSPPRERLPLSEVESVRRVVLCYPAEPRHIEQLETTLADLKADPNCPLNHHVEVVDAGQERIDELLPTADIFIGHAKVPVDWDRVLAAGRLGWIQSSAAGLDHCLVPGVIANPDIIVSSASGLFAPQVAEQTFALLFGVLRRIGLFERARPKREFIRLPTDDLRGKTIGIVGLGGNGRAIAAKLAPWDVRLIATDYYPEDCPAEVESLWPANQVNELFAQSDIVILTLPLNASTRKFIGAEQIAQMKPGGYLINVARGQVLDEDALVDALQSGHLAGAGVDVTYTEPLPESSPLWDDPNVLITPHVGAQSARRVDDSNRLACVNLRRYFHGETIINRVDKQLGFPHPNDSHAAWVRTQA from the coding sequence ATGTCGCCTCCGCGTGAGCGTTTGCCTTTGAGTGAAGTCGAATCGGTCCGCCGAGTCGTCTTGTGCTATCCCGCCGAACCGCGACACATCGAGCAACTGGAAACAACGCTCGCGGATCTGAAGGCCGATCCAAACTGCCCGCTGAACCACCACGTCGAAGTGGTGGACGCGGGTCAGGAACGCATCGATGAGTTGCTTCCCACCGCGGACATCTTCATCGGCCACGCGAAAGTCCCGGTGGATTGGGATCGAGTCTTGGCCGCCGGTCGCTTGGGTTGGATTCAATCCAGTGCCGCGGGTCTGGATCACTGCCTCGTTCCCGGTGTGATCGCGAACCCTGACATCATCGTCAGCAGCGCGTCCGGATTGTTTGCACCGCAGGTCGCCGAGCAAACCTTTGCGTTGTTGTTCGGCGTGCTGCGTCGCATCGGTCTGTTCGAACGAGCTCGTCCGAAACGAGAGTTCATTCGATTGCCAACGGATGACTTGCGAGGCAAAACCATCGGCATCGTGGGTCTAGGCGGTAATGGGCGAGCCATCGCTGCGAAATTGGCTCCGTGGGACGTTCGCTTGATCGCGACCGACTACTACCCCGAGGACTGCCCCGCCGAAGTTGAATCCTTGTGGCCGGCGAATCAAGTCAACGAACTGTTCGCTCAAAGTGACATCGTGATCTTGACGTTGCCACTGAATGCCTCGACCAGGAAGTTCATCGGAGCGGAGCAGATCGCCCAGATGAAACCGGGCGGCTATTTGATCAACGTGGCTCGTGGTCAGGTTCTCGACGAAGACGCCTTGGTCGACGCATTGCAAAGTGGCCATTTGGCGGGTGCCGGTGTTGATGTGACTTACACGGAGCCGTTGCCGGAAAGCAGTCCGCTTTGGGACGATCCGAACGTGTTGATCACGCCGCACGTTGGTGCCCAATCGGCTCGACGGGTGGATGATTCCAACCGGTTGGCTTGCGTCAATTTGCGACGTTACTTCCACGGCGAGACGATCATCAACCGCGTCGACAAGCAGCTCGGGTTCCCTCATCCGAACGATTCGCACGCGGCCTGGGTGAGAACGCAAGCATGA
- a CDS encoding glucose 1-dehydrogenase, giving the protein MKAVAVRPGTPNSVHMQEIARPSVDQIEGGMGVLVKVLKVGVDATDREINDALYGNAPDGDDYLVIGHECFGVVEAVGENVKRVKPGDFVTATVRRPGSSIYDLIGTNDMTSEETYYERGINLRHGFLTEYFVDEEEYIVRVPQGLQHLHVLQEPMSCAAKAVHQAYEAQRRMKVWNPKVAYVLGAGQIGLLTTLVLKLRGLEVFTLARGEAPNLKAEIVEGLESTYVSTSQTSMTELVKQTGRPDLIVDATGFSPLAFEAMEHIGHNGVVVWTGITGGERKSEVPSDKINLEWVLGNKLLLGSVNANRGHFEMGIRDLALGDMMFPGVLEKILTNPVEGLDNYQEMMRLLVEDKDALKVFVNVASA; this is encoded by the coding sequence ATGAAAGCCGTCGCGGTCAGGCCAGGAACCCCCAACAGCGTTCACATGCAAGAGATCGCTCGCCCGTCGGTCGACCAGATCGAAGGCGGAATGGGTGTGCTGGTCAAAGTATTGAAAGTCGGTGTGGATGCGACCGATCGCGAGATCAATGACGCTCTCTATGGCAACGCCCCCGACGGCGACGATTACTTGGTGATCGGCCACGAGTGTTTCGGCGTCGTCGAAGCCGTGGGGGAAAACGTCAAACGAGTCAAACCGGGCGACTTCGTGACCGCGACAGTCCGTCGCCCGGGTAGTTCGATCTATGACTTGATCGGCACCAACGACATGACCAGCGAAGAAACCTACTACGAACGCGGCATCAACCTGCGTCATGGTTTCTTGACCGAGTACTTCGTCGACGAAGAGGAGTACATCGTTCGCGTGCCACAAGGCCTGCAACACTTGCATGTTTTGCAAGAACCGATGAGCTGCGCCGCCAAAGCGGTTCACCAAGCCTACGAGGCGCAGCGCCGCATGAAGGTTTGGAATCCGAAAGTTGCCTACGTTTTGGGTGCCGGCCAAATTGGTTTGCTGACAACGTTGGTGTTGAAGCTTCGTGGCTTGGAAGTCTTCACGTTGGCTCGCGGCGAAGCCCCCAACTTGAAAGCCGAGATCGTCGAAGGTTTGGAATCGACTTACGTCAGCACGTCGCAAACCTCGATGACCGAATTGGTCAAGCAAACGGGTCGCCCCGATTTGATCGTCGACGCGACGGGATTCAGTCCCTTGGCGTTTGAAGCGATGGAACACATCGGTCACAACGGCGTGGTGGTCTGGACAGGCATTACCGGCGGTGAACGCAAATCAGAAGTGCCCTCGGACAAAATCAACTTGGAGTGGGTGCTCGGCAACAAGCTGCTGTTGGGTAGCGTGAACGCCAACCGTGGTCACTTCGAAATGGGTATTCGCGATCTGGCACTCGGCGACATGATGTTCCCCGGCGTCTTGGAAAAGATCCTGACCAATCCCGTCGAAGGCTTGGACAACTATCAAGAGATGATGCGTTTGCTCGTCGAAGACAAAGATGCATTGAAGGTGTTCGTCAATGTCGCCTCCGCGTGA
- a CDS encoding helix-turn-helix transcriptional regulator, with protein sequence MPTSSSTTESNTKASVEATVVMNSRPQTAANSAVVRSVDRELLQCLRSGESKAIGDLTQQLGVTATAVRQRVERLLEVGLIAREKVVAGRGRPTYRYVLTPAGYRRAGADATELAEAMWAEIVAMADGETRENLISAIASRLGRQFAAALREGSNREPSTASGESTTSDPATEEVRADETEAVAHSATCSCHQSTDSESFHLRMQRLTSMLQNKEISASLIEPDSDEDGVLPVLDIEACPFPSLTAAAGDRSMCRLEEQMLSEALGEDVHLSSCRLDGDSCCQFTTKSDLESEASTKPDSSKTDSA encoded by the coding sequence ATGCCAACTTCTTCCTCCACAACCGAATCCAACACCAAAGCGTCCGTCGAGGCGACGGTGGTGATGAATTCACGACCTCAAACAGCCGCGAATTCCGCGGTGGTGAGGAGCGTGGACCGGGAGTTGTTGCAGTGTCTTCGCAGTGGGGAATCCAAGGCGATTGGCGATTTGACGCAGCAATTGGGCGTGACCGCGACGGCGGTTCGACAACGTGTCGAACGGTTGCTCGAGGTTGGGTTGATCGCCCGAGAGAAGGTCGTCGCTGGTCGTGGACGCCCCACTTACCGATACGTGTTGACGCCCGCCGGTTATCGCCGGGCGGGTGCTGACGCGACGGAATTGGCCGAGGCCATGTGGGCGGAAATCGTCGCCATGGCGGACGGCGAGACTCGCGAAAACTTGATCTCAGCCATCGCTTCGCGGCTGGGGCGTCAATTTGCCGCGGCTTTGCGGGAAGGCTCGAATCGAGAACCCTCTACGGCGAGCGGTGAGTCGACGACGAGCGATCCCGCGACGGAAGAAGTGCGGGCCGACGAGACGGAAGCGGTCGCTCATTCCGCGACCTGTTCCTGTCACCAATCTACCGATTCCGAATCCTTTCATCTCCGCATGCAGCGATTGACTTCGATGCTGCAGAACAAAGAGATCTCGGCATCTTTGATCGAGCCGGACTCCGACGAAGACGGTGTCTTGCCCGTTTTGGACATCGAGGCGTGTCCGTTCCCCAGTCTGACCGCCGCGGCCGGGGATCGATCCATGTGCCGACTCGAAGAGCAAATGCTTTCCGAAGCGTTGGGCGAGGACGTTCACCTCAGCAGTTGTCGTCTGGACGGCGATTCCTGTTGCCAATTCACCACAAAATCGGATCTTGAATCCGAGGCTTCCACCAAACCTGATTCATCCAAAACCGATTCGGCTTGA
- the sufC gene encoding Fe-S cluster assembly ATPase SufC, with amino-acid sequence MNHILKIENLHVSVGDKPILRGVNLTINHGETHALMGPNGSGKSTLGLAIMGHPGYEVTEGSITLDGEDVLAMEPDERARVGIFMAFQRPMAIPGVKMADFLRHATTNVRNPERKEGEELIPMREFRKELKEKMAHLRMDVEFARRYVNDGFSGGEMKRAEILQLAMLQPKFAVLDETDSGLDADAVRLASESIADIGREKMGLLIITHHDKLLVHNPPEFTHVMLGGRLVETGGKELAVELHEHGYDRIRKAYPEAEAVNQEMLAEETAV; translated from the coding sequence ATGAACCACATCCTGAAAATCGAAAACCTGCACGTTTCCGTCGGCGACAAACCGATTCTGCGTGGGGTCAACCTGACCATCAATCACGGTGAAACGCACGCTTTGATGGGACCCAACGGCAGCGGCAAAAGCACGCTGGGTTTGGCGATCATGGGACACCCCGGTTACGAAGTGACCGAAGGCAGCATCACATTGGACGGCGAAGACGTCTTGGCAATGGAACCGGATGAGCGTGCTCGCGTGGGCATCTTCATGGCGTTCCAGCGCCCGATGGCAATCCCCGGTGTGAAGATGGCGGACTTCCTGCGTCACGCCACCACCAACGTTCGCAACCCGGAACGCAAGGAAGGCGAAGAGCTGATTCCGATGCGTGAGTTCCGCAAAGAGCTGAAAGAGAAAATGGCTCACCTGCGGATGGATGTCGAGTTCGCTCGTCGCTACGTCAACGATGGGTTCTCCGGCGGTGAAATGAAACGTGCCGAGATCTTGCAACTCGCTATGTTGCAACCCAAGTTCGCTGTGCTGGACGAAACCGATTCGGGCTTGGACGCCGACGCGGTGCGTTTGGCCAGCGAATCGATCGCGGACATCGGACGTGAAAAGATGGGTCTGTTGATCATCACGCACCACGACAAGTTGTTGGTGCACAACCCGCCAGAATTCACACACGTGATGCTCGGCGGACGCTTGGTCGAAACCGGTGGAAAAGAACTGGCCGTGGAATTGCACGAGCACGGTTACGACCGAATTCGCAAGGCTTACCCAGAAGCCGAAGCGGTCAACCAAGAAATGTTGGCCGAAGAAACCGCGGTCTGA
- the sufB gene encoding Fe-S cluster assembly protein SufB — protein MATDVTENDQIGEINKYNFRTETTGVFKAQKGLSADVVNQISDIKNEPDWMREFRLKSLEEFESRPMPKWGGALDLDFQDIYYYLKPTGQSEKSWDDVPQEIKDTFDKLGIPEAEKKFLAGVKAQFESEVVYGSLQEDLAKQGVLFTDTDTAVREHPELLREYFGTIIPPNDNKFAALNSAVWSGGSFIYVPPGVHIDFPLQAYFRINAESMGQFERTLIIVDEGASIHYVEGCTAPMYSTESLHSAVVEVVVKKNARCRYTTIQNWANNIYNLVTKRAYAYQDATMEWVDGNLGSKLTMKYPAVHMMEPGARGEILSIAFSSAGQHQDAGAKLVHAAPNTTGQIISKSISKNGGRSSYRGLVRVEPGAHNSKNNVVCDALILDPESRSDTYPYIEIAEQDVQIGHEASVSRIGEEQMFYLLSRGLTESEASTMIVNGFIEPLVKELPMEYAVEMNRLIQLQMEGSVG, from the coding sequence ATGGCGACCGACGTCACTGAAAACGACCAAATCGGCGAAATCAATAAATACAACTTCCGCACCGAAACCACCGGTGTCTTCAAAGCCCAAAAGGGTTTGAGCGCGGATGTTGTGAACCAGATTTCTGACATCAAAAACGAACCCGATTGGATGCGAGAGTTTCGATTGAAATCTCTCGAGGAATTCGAATCACGCCCCATGCCCAAATGGGGTGGGGCATTGGATTTGGATTTCCAAGACATCTACTACTATTTGAAACCAACGGGGCAGTCCGAGAAGTCTTGGGACGATGTTCCCCAGGAAATCAAAGACACGTTCGACAAGTTGGGCATCCCCGAAGCCGAGAAGAAGTTCTTGGCGGGCGTGAAGGCTCAATTCGAAAGCGAAGTGGTCTACGGTTCGTTGCAAGAAGACCTCGCGAAACAGGGCGTGTTGTTCACGGACACCGACACCGCGGTTCGCGAGCATCCCGAATTGCTGCGTGAGTACTTCGGCACGATCATTCCACCCAACGACAACAAGTTCGCTGCACTGAACAGTGCGGTGTGGTCGGGCGGATCGTTCATATATGTGCCACCCGGTGTGCACATTGACTTCCCGTTGCAAGCTTATTTCCGCATCAACGCGGAAAGCATGGGCCAGTTCGAACGAACGTTGATCATCGTGGATGAAGGTGCCAGCATTCACTACGTCGAGGGCTGCACGGCTCCGATGTATTCGACGGAATCACTTCACAGTGCCGTTGTGGAAGTGGTTGTTAAGAAGAACGCTCGTTGCCGTTACACGACGATCCAAAACTGGGCCAACAACATTTACAACCTCGTGACCAAACGCGCTTACGCGTACCAGGACGCGACGATGGAATGGGTCGATGGCAACCTCGGCAGCAAACTGACCATGAAGTACCCCGCCGTCCACATGATGGAACCCGGTGCTCGTGGTGAAATCTTGTCGATCGCGTTTTCATCCGCCGGTCAGCACCAAGACGCGGGAGCCAAACTGGTGCACGCCGCGCCGAACACGACCGGACAGATCATCAGCAAGTCGATCAGCAAGAACGGCGGTCGCAGCAGTTACCGCGGTTTGGTTCGTGTTGAACCGGGGGCTCACAACAGCAAGAACAACGTTGTTTGTGACGCGTTGATCTTGGATCCCGAAAGCCGCAGCGACACGTATCCCTACATCGAAATCGCGGAGCAAGATGTCCAAATTGGACACGAAGCCAGTGTTTCGCGAATTGGGGAAGAGCAAATGTTCTACTTGCTCAGCCGCGGCCTGACTGAATCCGAGGCCAGCACGATGATCGTCAACGGTTTCATCGAGCCGCTCGTCAAAGAACTGCCCATGGAATACGCGGTCGAAATGAACCGCTTGATCCAATTGCAAATGGAAGGCAGCGTCGGTTAG
- the sufD gene encoding Fe-S cluster assembly protein SufD, protein MTTTSTLTFDAAGFEAFLASRKDEPQWLTDLRRESFSHADAMDWPARRSEEWIRTDIRAFQISKFAPPVEAPAGEIPSVHQLRDGVEPGGVLETFDSQVVAESLDEDLAAKGVIFGSLERLCREQPEKVRPYLYTVVDPDHDKFAALHAAFWSGGQFLYVPRGVVIEKPIYLGSTLSNGGTDTTHTLIVLEDGAEATVLHESNSVDSEASGLHMGAVELIQKPGSHLRYVNVQEWGHKTYHFAHQQANIDRDSQLQWTIAAMGSGLSKVNQSVDMVGEGADCQVNGVMFTEGRQHLAYHTQQYHRAPNCHSDFLYKSAQQDKSRTVWRGMIKVDKIAQKTDGYQRNDNLVLSNHSRADSIPGLEIEADDVRCTHGSTTAKVDEEQIFYARCRGFTQKEATRMIVSGFFQQIFDRITIESVRDALAAAIARQVREYE, encoded by the coding sequence ATGACCACCACTTCAACCCTCACTTTCGATGCCGCCGGTTTCGAAGCCTTTCTCGCTTCGCGGAAAGACGAACCGCAATGGTTGACCGACCTGCGACGCGAATCGTTCTCGCACGCCGATGCGATGGATTGGCCCGCACGTCGTAGCGAAGAATGGATTCGCACCGACATTCGCGCCTTCCAAATCAGTAAGTTCGCACCACCTGTCGAAGCTCCCGCTGGGGAAATCCCTTCCGTGCACCAGCTGCGTGACGGTGTGGAGCCCGGCGGCGTTTTAGAAACTTTTGACAGCCAAGTCGTCGCAGAATCGCTCGACGAGGACTTGGCCGCGAAAGGTGTCATCTTCGGCAGCCTCGAACGACTTTGTCGCGAGCAACCCGAAAAGGTTCGCCCGTATCTCTACACCGTGGTGGACCCTGACCACGACAAGTTTGCAGCCCTGCACGCAGCGTTCTGGTCCGGTGGTCAGTTCCTGTATGTGCCACGTGGCGTGGTGATCGAAAAACCGATTTACCTTGGTTCCACGCTCAGCAATGGTGGCACCGACACGACGCACACGTTGATCGTTTTGGAAGATGGTGCCGAAGCAACTGTTTTGCACGAATCCAACAGCGTTGATTCGGAAGCATCCGGTTTGCACATGGGTGCCGTGGAGTTGATTCAAAAACCAGGATCTCACCTGCGATACGTCAACGTCCAGGAATGGGGCCACAAGACCTATCACTTCGCCCACCAGCAAGCCAACATCGATCGCGACTCACAATTGCAGTGGACGATCGCCGCGATGGGTTCGGGTTTGTCGAAGGTCAACCAATCCGTTGACATGGTCGGCGAAGGTGCTGATTGCCAGGTTAACGGGGTGATGTTCACCGAGGGTCGCCAGCACTTGGCTTACCACACCCAGCAATACCACCGGGCACCCAACTGCCACAGCGACTTCTTGTACAAGTCAGCTCAGCAGGACAAGAGTCGCACGGTGTGGCGTGGGATGATCAAGGTCGACAAGATCGCTCAAAAGACCGACGGTTATCAACGCAACGATAACTTGGTCCTGTCCAATCACTCACGAGCGGACTCGATTCCCGGATTGGAAATTGAGGCCGATGACGTGCGTTGCACCCACGGCAGCACGACGGCGAAGGTCGACGAAGAACAAATCTTCTACGCTCGTTGCCGCGGCTTCACTCAAAAGGAAGCCACTCGAATGATTGTCAGCGGGTTCTTCCAGCAGATCTTCGATCGAATCACGATCGAAAGCGTTCGCGACGCATTGGCCGCTGCCATCGCACGCCAAGTTCGCGAATACGAGTGA
- a CDS encoding DUF6036 family nucleotidyltransferase, producing MIGSDGNEAVAKVVAALSQSNISYMLVGSYSSNVYGVPRATGDADFVVEMLQDSIAAVVEKLGDDFKVQSQVEFELLTGTTRRVLQFLPFDFAIELFELSDDPFDQSRFERRVSVQSNLLGGTVWLPRPEDVVIQKLRWGRAQDLSDVSDVIAVQGDSLDWSYIQNWTDQHGSSEVLQRIRDEL from the coding sequence ATGATAGGGTCAGACGGTAACGAAGCTGTCGCGAAGGTCGTCGCTGCGTTGAGTCAGTCCAATATCTCGTACATGCTTGTGGGATCATATTCGAGCAACGTGTACGGCGTCCCGCGTGCAACTGGCGATGCTGATTTTGTGGTCGAAATGCTTCAAGATTCAATCGCTGCGGTCGTAGAAAAACTTGGCGACGATTTTAAAGTTCAGTCGCAGGTCGAATTCGAATTGCTGACGGGGACGACTCGACGAGTCCTACAGTTTTTACCTTTTGATTTCGCGATTGAGTTGTTCGAACTGAGCGATGATCCGTTCGATCAGTCCCGATTCGAACGAAGAGTATCAGTTCAATCCAATTTGCTCGGTGGAACGGTTTGGCTTCCCAGGCCCGAGGATGTTGTGATCCAAAAACTTCGCTGGGGGCGTGCCCAAGACTTGTCTGATGTCTCCGACGTCATTGCGGTTCAGGGTGATTCGCTCGATTGGAGCTACATTCAAAACTGGACGGATCAACATGGTTCGTCGGAAGTGTTGCAACGCATACGGGATGAGTTGTAG
- a CDS encoding type I phosphomannose isomerase catalytic subunit, with product MTSTPLRFRPLLKQTIWGGRRLGEMLKKPIGEANDYAESWEIVDHGEDQSVVTDGELAGKSLGDLFAHQRSWLMGNAWVEASPDAKTFPLLLKFLDCNRVLSVQVHPDDAYGATMQPPDLGKTEAWVILHSEPNSVIYSGLKAGVDRESLREMMVAGETDRALHSYHPEVGDCVFIPAGTVHALGGGLVVAEIQQSSNTTFRLFDWNRLDASGNSRPLHVEQSLDVSDYDRGPVDPIRKPLASGTDELVSCDKFVLRRVHQSSPTIAGDDQCHLVTVIDGSATLVSRDEVTQLSTGESVLIPAASGEMQLKSKEATCLWMTPPSGSTT from the coding sequence ATGACTTCGACACCACTGCGTTTTCGGCCGCTGCTCAAACAGACGATTTGGGGCGGACGCCGGTTGGGCGAAATGCTGAAGAAGCCGATTGGCGAAGCGAATGACTATGCCGAGAGTTGGGAGATCGTTGACCATGGCGAAGACCAAAGCGTCGTCACCGATGGCGAACTGGCGGGAAAGTCGCTTGGTGATTTGTTTGCTCATCAACGTTCATGGTTGATGGGAAACGCATGGGTCGAAGCCAGTCCGGATGCGAAAACCTTTCCGCTGCTGCTGAAGTTCTTGGACTGCAATCGAGTGTTGTCGGTCCAAGTGCATCCCGATGATGCTTACGGGGCAACGATGCAGCCGCCTGACTTGGGGAAGACCGAGGCGTGGGTGATTCTGCATAGCGAGCCCAACAGCGTGATCTATTCGGGATTGAAGGCAGGCGTCGATCGCGAATCGTTGCGAGAGATGATGGTGGCGGGCGAAACCGACCGCGCGCTGCATTCCTATCATCCTGAAGTTGGCGATTGTGTCTTCATTCCAGCGGGCACGGTGCACGCCTTGGGTGGCGGGCTGGTGGTCGCGGAAATTCAACAATCCAGCAACACAACATTTCGGTTGTTCGATTGGAACCGCTTGGACGCGTCCGGAAATTCGCGGCCGTTGCACGTCGAGCAATCTTTGGATGTCTCGGACTACGACCGTGGTCCGGTCGATCCCATTCGCAAACCGTTGGCGAGTGGCACGGATGAATTGGTGAGTTGCGACAAATTCGTTCTTCGCCGAGTGCACCAAAGCTCGCCAACCATTGCCGGTGATGATCAATGTCATCTGGTCACGGTGATCGACGGTTCGGCAACGCTTGTCTCGCGTGATGAAGTCACGCAGCTCTCAACTGGCGAAAGCGTTTTGATTCCCGCCGCGTCAGGCGAGATGCAGCTGAAATCGAAGGAAGCAACTTGTTTGTGGATGACTCCGCCATCCGGTTCGACAACCTAG
- a CDS encoding Gfo/Idh/MocA family protein: MQRRHFLAAAAACVSTPTLAQSSKPKLKAVAIGHTGRGNFGHGLDSVWQRLPETDLVAVADGNEEGLQKAQQRLKVQRSFTDYRQMLDEIRPDIVAVCPRHADQHHDMVLASIQSGARGIYVEKPFVRTPAEADSLLTEAKEHGAKIAIAHRNRYHPTLPVIRQMIADGSIGRLLEIRGRGKSDHRGGVEDLWVLGSHVLNLMHYLAGPPESCSASLMQNDRLATASDVREGAEGLGKMAGNALHARYQMRGGVTATFDSIANDGTQNAGFGLRLIGSRGTIAIHVDKNTLAYLLPGNPFETPTEPRGWIPISSAGPGKPEPIANLTQMVEHHGYPARDLLDAIAEDRDPLCSAAEGAMTVEMICAALESHRQNATVVSFPLKHRDNPLDRYQSN; this comes from the coding sequence ATGCAACGTCGTCACTTCCTTGCCGCTGCAGCGGCATGTGTGTCCACACCGACACTCGCTCAATCATCAAAGCCCAAACTGAAAGCCGTCGCAATCGGTCACACCGGTCGCGGGAATTTTGGGCACGGGCTCGACAGTGTTTGGCAACGCCTGCCCGAGACTGATTTAGTCGCGGTTGCCGATGGCAATGAAGAAGGACTTCAAAAGGCTCAGCAGCGGCTGAAGGTTCAACGAAGCTTCACGGACTACCGGCAAATGCTGGACGAAATTCGTCCTGATATCGTCGCGGTTTGCCCGCGACATGCGGACCAGCACCACGACATGGTTTTGGCGTCGATCCAGTCAGGTGCACGAGGCATCTATGTCGAGAAACCGTTTGTTCGCACGCCTGCGGAAGCCGATTCTTTGCTCACTGAGGCCAAGGAACATGGTGCCAAAATCGCGATCGCCCATCGCAATCGATATCACCCCACGTTGCCAGTGATCCGTCAAATGATCGCCGACGGATCCATCGGTCGGCTCCTCGAAATTCGCGGGCGTGGAAAGAGCGACCATCGCGGTGGAGTGGAAGACCTCTGGGTGCTGGGCTCTCACGTTCTGAATTTGATGCACTACTTGGCAGGACCACCTGAATCATGTTCCGCGTCTCTGATGCAAAACGACCGACTTGCCACCGCCTCTGATGTTCGTGAAGGAGCCGAAGGATTGGGCAAGATGGCCGGAAACGCATTGCATGCTCGATATCAAATGCGTGGCGGCGTCACGGCGACCTTCGATTCCATCGCCAACGATGGAACGCAGAACGCGGGATTTGGACTGCGTTTGATCGGCAGTCGCGGCACCATCGCGATTCATGTGGACAAAAACACGTTGGCGTATTTGCTTCCGGGAAATCCGTTTGAAACACCGACCGAGCCACGAGGATGGATCCCGATATCGTCAGCAGGCCCGGGCAAGCCGGAACCGATCGCCAATCTCACTCAGATGGTCGAGCATCATGGTTATCCCGCACGGGACCTACTCGATGCGATTGCTGAGGACCGAGATCCATTGTGCAGTGCCGCTGAAGGTGCAATGACGGTGGAGATGATTTGTGCGGCATTGGAATCACATCGCCAAAACGCAACGGTGGTTTCGTTCCCATTGAAACATCGCGACAATCCGCTTGATCGATATCAAAGCAATTAG